The Rhinolophus sinicus isolate RSC01 linkage group LG15, ASM3656204v1, whole genome shotgun sequence region GAGGGTGGGTGACCCCCAGAATGCATTGGGAGCTCCCTAAAACCGTGGTAGACTTCTGTTGTCACTTCTCACACCGCTGAACTGGAAACAGCTGAGTCCTAGAATAGTATCCCTTATGATAAACCACTCGTTATGTGGGTTGAGGGCAGGGCAATTATCACCTCATCAGAGCTGGGGAATTCACGTTTTGACTAGAGTCCAAACGCCCAGatcattcttatttcatttagatAAGTGGAGTTCACATCCTGAATCCATTTTACCTACCACACCCTTCTAGCCCAACCCCCAGGAAAACTGGTAGTGCGGGCTGCCTCTGAGCACTTATGACacaagtgtttattgaacacctactatgttcaTGGAGGTAAACATAACATGTTTTCTGCATCTAGGAACTCACTATTCAGTGGGGGAGGCAACCAACAAACAGTGACATGATAGAAGTAGCACAGAGGAAGATGCAGAATCAGTTGGAAGAAAGGACAGGAACGGTTCTCTAGAGAAGATGAGCACATTTATGTTGTGTATTCAAGAGGCATTTGTTATCATTCTGTCTAAACTACTACTTAGAAATGGCCTCAATGTGTAAACCTGGGAGGCCATTGATTCAGCAAAACATACTGGGACACATGCTTCTTATGCTCCATGTGGAATTTCACTAGTGTGAATACAGCATTATTGTTGGGACATTCATGACAAAACCTTTTGCCTCTATGACCAAAGATCAAAGCAAGGCTAGGAAGCAAAACTCAAGAGTCAAACTCATTGTGTGGCTCCAAGATGACCCATCTTATCCCTCATCACTCTCCTAATGCGCCAGAGCAGGTATCTTTAAAATCTCCGCAACTTGAAGGCCAGCACACCCTACTCATTTAGATGGACGTCCCCTTGTCAAGGCCTCCCCTTCAGCACACAGTGGGGTTTCAACTTCACTTAGAACTATCAGTCTGCAGCCAAGGGTTGGCCTTCTCCATCCTTTGAGCCTCTGACATTCTGTTTCTACTTCTGATGAGACACTTAATTTATTCCATCTCTTGGGATAGTAATTTCTATCACTGTCAACACCATGACTAGACTGAGACCTGTTTGAGGGGAGGGATGCGGCTTGATTTGGCTCTGCCTTCCCTGACAAAGAGCAGATGACTTCTAAATTGATTGGGTTGAATAGAAATGGCATGGATAACAAAGTCTGTGTAGATCTCACTGTACACAAGGTACACCCTCTTTCCCTGAAGCAAGGTCCTTGATACACGAAGAGGAAACTTCACCAACCGGGAAAGACCATGAGAGGCACTGGCATCTGTGATACGAGGCATCACAGAACTTTAGAGCTGGGCATAGGGGACTTGGTGGAGATCAGAACATTTGAAGCAAGTCTCGCACAAAGacaaggggaggagagaaaagatggagagaagaaggacagtttgtgtgtgtgggtggtgaTGGAGGGAGTGATAGGCGGTAGGATGACATTATACTTCATTTAGGGACCCTGGGGTACTCCAAGGTGCTGCTCTGCCCCCTCCTGTCCTACATCTCGATACCACCCAGGCGGCCTGGTTTTCTGTTTTGCTCCTCATTCTTCCCTCTCTGAGCAGAGGCAGGGAGCAGTGTGGGGCTGGAGGTGAGCACCAGGGTCAGAGTGGCTGAGCTGCAGGTGGATACAGATCTTGATCCAATCACCTTGACCGCCGTCACCTGCCCACTTCCTCCACTACTGATTCCTGGCCTTTGTGAACTTCACCGAGTCACCTTCACTTCACCTTCAGGTCACCAGCAGCGGCCAAACCAGGCAGGGCTTCCAGTGAACACTAGGAATTCCCTGTGGAGGGCTGTAAACACTCACACATTTTCTCCATAATATCGACAAACTCACGATTAGGTATATCCAACCCCATTTTTATACTTGAGGAACATTCTTATTCTGGGTCTTCCAAACGGATATTTACTGACTTTATTCTCCTTCTCTAGTAGGGGGTCCACGTGGGCAAACTGAAACCTGCAGTTCTCTTGCCATCTGTTCTCTTCTTGTTCTAGGACAGACTGACGGAAACTCCTTCCCTCCTGACTGCAGCCCTAGGAAGATGGCTGTGTGGGGTATAACCCCTAGTGGTCAccagtttctctctctgtggTCACATTCTatatttgtgacaacaaggaagaaagaatatagaTGTCACAGTCCAAAGACTCTCACTTCAAATTTTGACACTGCCACTTAGAATTGTCTTCGGTGATCAGTGTACTCTCCTCTACTTTCTGTTCTTCTTGTCTCAGGGGAATAATCACCCCACTGCTTAGGGTTTTGGTAGGATTTGCTGTTATGTGTATAAGCAGCTTATCCAGTGCGTGACACATAACAAACATTCAGTAAGTCAGAGGTAATTGTCCTGCTGGGTCCTTCTGCACGTGCAATGCTGGACTCTTTCTTTCAGCCCAAGGAAATGTACAGTGACCTACGGTCACTCAACCCAGCAGAAGGAGGCCCAGAAATGGGACGTGGAGTCcagttcctccttcctttttgGGGCCAGGCGTGTGGTAACCCTGGAAAGACTGTCATTAGTCCTCCAGCTTCTGGAGGTGCCAACCACCCATAGGAGCATGACTGTCATCAACAAGCCCCTTCGAGCAGGTGTGAATGGTTTATCTTTCCTGTGGGGTTTACAATTCTCTCCTCAGTGTCAGTCACTGCCTCTGGTGCACCACTTCCCTCTAGGGCCCAACccacttctctgcctccttctttccACTGTGATGACATCGTGCTGGGCAGAGAAGCTGTGCAGAGCTCCTCACTCTCAGCCAGATTCACTTTCCTTCTTGGTACCATGACATCATTGCTACCCTGGAAATTCCACTTGCCCTCCTGTGTCCCCACCTCTGTCCCAGTCGTCAGAGTTCCTATAAAGAAGGGATCCCAACTCAGTGTCAGCACAGAACACAGTCGGGTTCTGAAGCTCTTTGGTTCTGTGGTATCAGCTGTGGGAAAGCTTCTCCTCTGCCGAGACCATGAAGCTCTGCATGACTGTCCTCTCTGTCCTCGTGCTAGTGGCTGCCTTCTGCTCTCCAGCGCTCTCAGCACCAAGTAAGTTTGTTCTTTCAGCTACTCCTTCTAGAGCCGTGGTGTAGGCAGCCTCCACTTTACTATATGGGAAGGTCCACCTGTGGCTTCTGGGGATGGGAAAAAGGGAGTGGGACAATTAGGTAGCTGCTGTTAATGCAGAGTCTAGTACACATTCAGTAATATTCAAGTTCCTGTTTTCTTGAGAAATAGAATCAGTAGGCTTGTTTAAGAAAGTCCCTGTCTtactctgtgccttagtttccccactTGTAAAATGAATGGAGTTAGGCGTGTGCTCTGAGACCCAATCTAGCTCTATTGTCGTCTTTCAGCATCTTGTATTCAGAATCAGATTCCTACTCAGGGTGGGTGGGATTAGATGTCAGGGACTGTAGTTGGGGATCTGGTAGCTCCACAGAGATGCCCACCGAATATCCATAACTAGAAGCCAAAACGAGCAGCTCCTTGCAGAGCTTTGATCTCACGTGGCCTTTCTTTCCAGTGGGTTCAGACCCTCCCACTGCGTGCTGCTTCACTTACACCCTGCGGAAGCTTCCTCGCAGCTTTGTGACCGATTACTATGAGACCAGCAGCCTCTGCTCCCAGCCAGCTGTGGTGTAAGTATCAACCTCTGGGCTCCTCTGGGAGGAAGGGCGAGGGCAGGATGGAAAACGGGCCTGTTTGGGGCTGGTGGAGGATCAAACAGTAGGGAGGCAGGTCTCAGGGCTGAAGCCCTCCCAGAAACCAGTGAGGTCATGATGTTACCCATTGGGTCCTGGAGGGGGTTGCGGGAGCCTAGGGAGAAGATGAAGGGT contains the following coding sequences:
- the LOC141566990 gene encoding C-C motif chemokine 4, with product MKLCMTVLSVLVLVAAFCSPALSAPMGSDPPTACCFTYTLRKLPRSFVTDYYETSSLCSQPAVVFQTKRGKQICANPSEPWVQEYMEDLELN